The stretch of DNA GCAGCGAGGGGATCACCATGCCGCCGCCCAGTTGCTGGATCGCTGCCCCTACGGCGACGCCGTGCCAGGTGGGGGACAGCGCGATCACCAGCACGCCTGCACCGATCAGCAGCCCGGCAAGGCCCAGCAGTTGCCCGATCGAGCGCGCATGCATCCGGCGATAGAGGATGGCGCCCAGAATGTAGCCGAGGCTGGTGACGGACTGGATCAGTCCGACCCGCGTGGCGGACCCTGCACCCTTGTCGGTCAGCACGGTCGCGACGTGCAGCGGCTCCACGTAATAGAGCACGGAGGTGACGATGGTGATCGCACCGATGATGGAGGCCGCCTTCCACGGAAAGCCAAGGCGCGGACCGGCGGGGTCGGCGGACTGGCGTGCAGGCTCTTCTATGAACACCAGCGCCAGCAGGAAGGCCGGGATGGCGAGGGCGTAGATTGCGAAAGGTCCGCGCCAGCTAAGGTCCGCCAGCGCACCGCCTGCCGCGATCAGCAGCGTCCCGGCGATGGAGGTGGATACACCCACCCACGTTACCCAGCGATAGCGCCGCTCGCCGAAGTAATCGCCGATCAGTGCGCTGGAGATGGTGATGATCGCGGCCTCGGCCATGCCCAGCAGCGCGCGGCTCAGCACGATCAGGTAGAGGTTGTCGAGTACCAGCGGCGCAAGGCCTGTCAGCACGTACAGGCCCATCGCGCCGACGAAGGTGGGGCGGCGGCCAAAACGATCGGCGGCCCACCCCGCGAGCGGCGCGAAGATCGCCACGCACAGCGAGGGGATCGTCACGATCATCGGCACCAGCAGCCCGGCATGCGGGTGCGGCCCGAAGTGTGCGAACAGGCGCGGGATCGCCGGGAACAGCGAGACGATCGCCATGACCGGCAGGACTTGCGCGAAGATCAGTGTCAGGCCCTTGCCGGTCTCGCCACGGATGGCGTCAGGCTGTGCGGCGGGGAAAGCGGTGGTGGCCATGGCGGCAGGGTTCCCGATGGCGGCTGCGGGGCGGCTCATGCGTCCAGCCCCAGCAGGCGGCGGTTGGCGGCAGCATCGATGCCGCTGGCGGCGAAGTCGTCGAAAGCGCGTTCGGTGACGCGGATGATATGGTCGCGGATGAACGGGGCTCCCTCGGCAGCGCCCTGCTCGGGGTGCTTGAGCGCGCATTCCCATTCGAGCACGGCCCAGCCGGGAAAATCGTATTGCGCCATCTTCGAGAAGATCGCCGCGAAATCGACCTGCCCGTCGCCCAGCGAACGGAAGCGGCCGGGGCGGTCTACCCAGCCCTGATAGCCGCCGTAGACGCCCGAACGTCCATCGTAACGCAGTTCGGCATCCTTGACGTGGAAGCAGCGGATGCGCTCGTGATAGATGTCGATGAAGCGCAGATAGTCGAGGTGCTGAAGCACAAAGTGGCTGGGATCGTAGAGGATCGCCGTGCGCGACAGATTGCCGGTCGCCTCAAGGAACCGCTCGAAGGTCACGCCGTCGTGCAGGTCCTCGCCGGGATGGAGTTCATAGGCGCAGTCGACCCCGGCATCCTCGAAGGCATGCAGGATCGGCGTCCAGCGGCGCGCGAGTTCGGCGAAGGCTTCCTCGACCAGACCCGCCGGACGCTGCGGCCAGGGGTAGACGTATGGCCATGCCAGCGCGCCGGAAAAGGTCGCATGGGCGGTGAGGCCAAGGCG from Novosphingobium sp. 9 encodes:
- a CDS encoding sugar phosphate isomerase/epimerase family protein, producing MKTIKGPAIFLAQFMGAEAPFDTLENLARWAASLGYEGIQVPCDPRLIDLEQAAASQGYCEDLLGRVRECGVEITELSTHLQGQLVAVHPAYDSLFDAFAAPEVRDNPRARTEWAIRQVTLAAQASARLGLTAHATFSGALAWPYVYPWPQRPAGLVEEAFAELARRWTPILHAFEDAGVDCAYELHPGEDLHDGVTFERFLEATGNLSRTAILYDPSHFVLQHLDYLRFIDIYHERIRCFHVKDAELRYDGRSGVYGGYQGWVDRPGRFRSLGDGQVDFAAIFSKMAQYDFPGWAVLEWECALKHPEQGAAEGAPFIRDHIIRVTERAFDDFAASGIDAAANRRLLGLDA
- a CDS encoding MFS transporter yields the protein MSRPAAAIGNPAAMATTAFPAAQPDAIRGETGKGLTLIFAQVLPVMAIVSLFPAIPRLFAHFGPHPHAGLLVPMIVTIPSLCVAIFAPLAGWAADRFGRRPTFVGAMGLYVLTGLAPLVLDNLYLIVLSRALLGMAEAAIITISSALIGDYFGERRYRWVTWVGVSTSIAGTLLIAAGGALADLSWRGPFAIYALAIPAFLLALVFIEEPARQSADPAGPRLGFPWKAASIIGAITIVTSVLYYVEPLHVATVLTDKGAGSATRVGLIQSVTSLGYILGAILYRRMHARSIGQLLGLAGLLIGAGVLVIALSPTWHGVAVGAAIQQLGGGMVIPSLLAWGQALLPIEQRGRGMGIWATAFFAGLFVCPPLVSAGASMLGGLQPSLLLFGALTLVLALVPPFLFGRASRAAA